A window of the Bufo gargarizans isolate SCDJY-AF-19 chromosome 1, ASM1485885v1, whole genome shotgun sequence genome harbors these coding sequences:
- the LOC122939323 gene encoding uncharacterized protein LOC122939323: MPEVPAEAPLIIEHPSRIRDISRPFFPHEALPSGHEVSEGIQAPVDHSVSYVLRPPPFLDHLVGGRLRFFSHVWSGITSDQWVLSTVQGFTIDLIADPSSIPAPPTVPLSYAARSQFQRELSDLLQKGAIERAPENRGGVISSIFLVQKNNFVQYRHFKMEGIHLLRDLLLPGDWLAKIDLQDAYLTVPVSPSSRDLLRFLWNGQAWRFTCLPFGLSSAPWCFTKIMRPVVAWLRSRGVRLIVYLDDILIMAQSRALLLRHLHLTVTLVSDLGFIVNQEKSCLTPSRSIEFLGFQVNSEELSLSLPLSKVKAIRKELKHALRLPQMSLRHLARIIGLLASSIQAIFPAPLHYRALQRLKIAHLRSGASYADLVSLDAETTDEMRWWIHNLSVWNGRAIVGPQPDLIIESDASLHGWGAHCSGVSTGGPWSPEESHLHINALELLAGSFAIRSFANGVVSSAIRLRMDNISAVRYVNCMGGTRSVVLTHLAKDFWEFCLDRNISVVAEYLPGLHNTLADWSSRYISDSSDWKLDETVFSAISSLWGPFAVDLFASRLNTQLPRFFSWRPDPLAEAVDALLQHWGGALMYAFPPFALIPRVLLQVRQQLANLVLIVPFWRTQSWFPQILELLVDFPFLLPTQVSLLQGPAGEVHPLLQNGSLRLLACKISGVQEEALDFQEQLGSYWTALGRPGRDGLIEPPGVLGLAGASTGLWIPLRPLSIPS; this comes from the exons ATGCCAGAGGTTCCGGCAGAGGCTCCTTTAATTATAGAGCATCCCTCCAGGATCAGAGACATCAGCCGTCCTTTTTTCCCTCACGAGGCGCTCCCTTCAGGTCACGAGGTTTCCGAGGGAATCCAGGCTCCCGTCGACCATTCGGTAAGTTATGTTCTTCGTCCCCCTCCTTTTTTAGACCATttagtcgggggcagactccgattcttttctcatgtgtggtcaggcataacctcagaccaatgggtcctttctactgtgcaggggttcacaaTAGATCTGATTGCCGATCCGAGCTCCATCCCAGCCCCCCCTACGGTACCACTGTCCTATGCGGCACGGTCCCAATTTCAGAGGGAATTGtcggatcttctgcagaaaggcgCGATCGAACGCGCACCGGAGAATCGTGGGGGTGTCATCAGCAGTATTTTCCTGGTGCAAAA GAACAATTTTGTACAATaccgacatttcaagatggagggcatccatcttttgagggatctGCTCCTTCCAGGCGATTGGTTGGCCAAGATAGATCTCCAAGACGCCTATCTCACGGTCCCAGTGTCCCCCTCTTCAAGAGACCTGCTGCGGTTCCTGTGGAACGGTCAGGCCTGGCGCTTCACCTGCCTTCCGTTCGGCCTGtcctccgccccctggtgctttaccaagatcatgcgcccagtggtggcttggcttcgcagcagaggtgttcGTCTGATCGTCTACCTGGACGATATCTTGATCATGGCCCAATCACGGGCTCTCTTGTTGAGACACCTCCACTTGACGGTGACGCTCGTTTCCGACTTGGGGTTCATTGTCAACCAGGAGAAATCCTGTTTGACCCCCTCCAGATCCATAGAGTTCTTGGGTTTCCAGGTGAACTCGGAAGAATTATCCCTCAGTCTTCCACTCTCGAAAGTCAAGgctatccgcaaggagttgaagCATGCTCTACGCCTACCTCAGATGTCGTTGCGGCATTTGGCAAGGATAATCGGACTTCTGGCCTCCTCAATACAGGCCATTTTCCCAGCCCCCCTCCATTATCGTGCGTTGCAGCGCCTCAAAATTGCTCACCTTCGGTCGGGGGCCTCTTACGCAGATTTGGTCTCATTAGATGCCGAGACGACGGACGAGATGagatggtggatccacaacctgtcaGTGTGGAATGGCAGAGCGATCGTGGGTCCCCAACCGGATCTGATCATAGAATCCGATGCGAGCCTGCACGGATGGGGAGCACATTGCAGTGGTGTGTCCACGGGCGGTCCATGGTCTCCAGAAGAATCCCATCTTCACATCAACGCCCTGGAACTCCTAGCAGGGTCGTTTGCCATTCGCAGTTTTGCCAATGGTGTGGTCAGCTCAGCCATCAGGCTCCGCATGGACAATATATCTGCGGTCAGGTACGTCAATTGTATGGGTGGCACACGGTcggtggttctgacccatttggcgaaggatttttgggaATTCTGTCTCGACAGGAACATCTCTGTGGTGGCCGAGTACCTTCCAGGCCTTCACAACACTCTGGCGGACTGGAGTTCTCGCTACATATCggactccagcgactggaagttagACGAGACGGTTTTTTCTGCTATTTCTTCTCTGTGGGGTCCCTTTGCAGTCGACCTCTTCGCTTCCCGTTTGAATACCCAACTGCCCAGGTTTTTCAGCTGGAGGCCGGATCCCTTGGCGGAGGCAGTGGACGCTCTGCTTCAACATTGGGGAGGAGCGTTGATGTACGCATTCCCTCCCTTCGCGCTCATTCCACGAGTGCTCCTTCAGGTTCGTCAGCAGTTGGCGAACCTGGTTCTGATTGTTCCGTTTTGGAGAACCCAGTCCTGGTTCCCTCAGATCCTGGAACTTCTAGTGGACTTTCCGTTTCTCCTTCCCACTCAGGTGTCACTACTCCAAGGGCCTGCAGGAGAAGTTCACCCACTCCTGCAGAACGGGTCGCTACGCCTCCTAGCTTGCAAGATATCGGGAGTCCAGGAGGAGGCGCTGGACTTTCAGGAACAGCTAGGTTCTTATTGGACTGCGCTTGGGCGCCCGGGACGAGACGGGCTTATCGAGCCGCCTGGGGTTCTTGGTCTCGCTGGTGCGTCGACCGGACTCTGGATCCCGTTGCGGCCCCTGTCAATTCCATCTTAG